GCCTATATTTGATACTTAAAAGTATCAATTGTGGACTTCTAAGTCTGTACTGAAGAACCAGTCTGTCAAGATCAAACCCTAAAAGGGGTTGAGGACTTGCTTATCACTTGCAAATCCTATTAGTTTCATGGTTTAGTATATCAGGATTTGATTTGTAAAGCTACTGTTTGGATAAATATTGTGGCTGCTCGTTCTTATGTTGCAAGAAAATGGCCAGGAGCTTGTGTCCGAAAACCAGACCTTCCTTCCATTATTTGGAATTccttcatttgtgttttttcgGTCTTAGTTTTCTCCACGGGAGAAGTTAAATTTCCAGATTTTCAAAGTTCACCTCAGTAATGCAGTTGAGGGTACAATCCACATAGGTATCAAAATAGAGCTGCCTCAATCAAAGTACGTGTGTTTTTGGGTCAGTGCCCTTTAACCTCCTGGTATAAACCCATTATGAAATAGAACTGCTATGCTGAACAAGTGGTTTCCAACAACCCTGCTCAGTGTCAGTGCTATACTGCTATAAAAATTCTCACCCATCTCCTTCCCCTTGAGGAGAATATCACCAGCCTAtagtttctgtatttgttaGAGGAACAGAGAGTCTGCTGGTCAAAGTCATCCTAGGCGTTCAGTTTTCTTGGGTGTTAGAAGGAGACAAATGTATAGAGAAGGGATTAACATGGACAAATACTGCAGGGTAGCCTTATTAGCGTAAGATTATGGAGTGGTAACTGTTAATGGGACGTTGGTCCCCAAAGTTACACATTGTGTAATTGTCAGAAACTTTAAATTAAGCTGTTACAGTTCTTATCCAGAAGAGTATTGCCATGCCAAATGGCAGAagattccagaagaaaaaacaaacaaacaaacaaacaacaacaaaacaacaacaaacacagtaAAGATAAAAGTTAAGAAGAAATCTTGAGTGCAGTGAGCAGATGtgagaaaaagctgaaatctgAGAGGCTTGGAAACCTTGGTAGGGTCCTAAACTCGTAGAAATTAGAACACAGACCCTTAGGAGGGCATCAGCTGAAGATGACATACTGCTCCATTTCCCCTCTGTGGTACAGGAGCTGCAGAATAAACAGCACAAATCCCTCACAGCTGTAATCGGGGTGGGGAGAAGactgatggaaagcaaagagggcagcagctgtgagcaggatttgccctgaaatatttctctgccACGCTTTCCTCCATGGGCATCACATCCCTGCTGCCCGCCCTCGTCGCTCTGTGCGCGGAGGACCACGTACCTGCATGTTGACCTGGATGGGCTGTCTCTCCCCGCTCTTGGTGTGGGGCACCCCTTCTGTGTCGTAGATCCCCGTGTAAGAGGCCACCTGAGCATCCCTCGATTTCTCCTCCAGTGGCACATTGACACCCCCAATGCCCATCGTCCTGCAGAGACAGGATCCGGCCTttcagcagccctgcaggccccGTGGAGCTGGCACGGGGGCTCACAGCCTGTGTGCCGGGGACGTGTCAGTGGTTTCAGCAGACCTGCATGTGCTGCTGACTCACTgaggctccccccccccccccaaaaaaaaaaataaataataaaatcaggGCTCTGCAATCACCCAGGGAAGGTGAAAAAGGAATGTGAGGatccccaggagctggggagggcttGGGTGAATCCCTTCTCCGTGGCTGGCTCTGACTGGAGGACATTTTCTCGTCTGCATCCTCTCCGGTGCCGGTCTCTGCTTTGGTGGGGTGCAGTGGGGCCGGGCTGGGAGCATCCCCAAGCTGGAAGGCTCCGTCCTTCTGCCCCTAGGGCAAAccacagggaaggagggagaaaaggagccAGGCCCTAATAAGCTacagggggagggaaggggaaagaagcGACTCGCAAACGCGGCCTCTCTCTGGAGCCAGCAAGGGAACAGCTGCCCAGAGACCTAGAAACACGGCAGCGAGAGGGCGGAGAGGGAGAAATCACGGAAACCCTGCGCTGTCAGCCTGCCAGGAAACACTCTTAaacctctaaaaataaaagccctggATGCACTTACGTGGCCTGGACGGTGCCGGGCCGGAGGGCTACGTCGATCTTGTACTTGGCCCCGGTGAGCAGCTTGATGGTGCGGTTCTGGCCGAAGCGCTGCCCGTCCACCTTGAAATACACGGCCCCGTCGTTGGGCTGGATCCGCAGCGACACGCTGATCTTCACCAGGCTGGGGATGTCGCCCATGGCGAGTGGCCGCGGGGGGCTGCCCTCGTCTCTCCCCCCTCCGCAGCAGGACAGAGGAGACCGAGGCGGcgagggagaggaagaggaggagggaggaggaagaggaggggcTGCCGGAGCCCAGCCGGCCCAGACCTTCCCCAAAGCAGCGCACGATGGATTTAGTTTGTTCTTCCCCTATAATCACGGCGCGGCGTCTGGGCGTCGGgttccctcttctcccctgtccctccctgtcccctctgTCCTTCCTTGTCCCTCCCTGGCCCCCCtgtccccccgcagccccgttCCCAGCCGGTGaccgccgccccggcccgccccgtTCAGCACTGCGGCCCCGGACAGCGGCCCCGAGCCCGGGCTCCCCCGGCgccttccctccccgccccgtcccactctttcattttcacaggaaaaaaccCGCCACAAAGGCGGTGTCAGACCGGAGTGGCGATTCTTCATCTCTTTACCAATGGCTGCCACCATCCCTTCAAGGATCTGTGCACGTCCTACCCTAATTCAGCTCTATGCCGCTCCCGTTCCAGCCTAATGCTCAGAGATTGCTTGTAGAGCAGCAGGAGGTTCAGGCACCCTTTCCAttcttctgcaaagaataaagttttcttttttttttctttttttttttttttttcatatttgttctATTTACTGTTAAAACTGCAACATTCTCAAAGCTGACACAGGATTTGGaccataaatgtattttttgtttgattgaaTATTACAACAGTTAATGATTTCATTTGGAGCATTGCACAGCTAGTTCACCTACATGTTGTGCTGGGcctgatattttctttgttttcctaaagCAAGGATGTACATGGGGTGGTAAAATGTAGTATTGTTAAGTCATATGGAAGATCTGGCGTTAcccagctgctttttgttgtgtATGCAAGTtaattactgaattatttttttttgtgactaaCAAGCAAAATAATACATACTGCTGAAAACTTCTGCAACAAAAATCTTACTGTATTTGCTTTGATTAAGTATCCAGATAAGAATAGGCTTCATAATTTGTTCAGTAAGCAAGGTTTCCACAAAAATAAGAGCAGGGTGTGATTCCTACATCTAAGAACTGTGTATATAGCAAGCTCTGTAAATAACATTCCACCTTTGATAGCAGTCATTGGTAGCAGGGATTATCCTATAGGAAAGTTGTTACTTGATGCAGTCATTACTTCTCCCACTGAACAGTCAAGAGTGAAATAAATgccatttcaaaacaaaataaagcaaaaccaaaccaaacaaaaccagttcTTTATGTATGATGAGGTAGCTGCATTATCAACATTAATATATGACAAGAATCTTATGGGCTTGGTGAGTCACCTAAGACTCTTGTATTGTCATAGGACAACTAATCAAAAAGTAGTTGCATTTAATCAAGTTGTAAGTTCCAGGAGCAACTCATCCCACAGTGGGGGCCTATGTTTCATCACAAGTCATACACTGAACTTTGTTGATTTATTGCCCAGATCTTTGCTGACTTTAAAGGTCCTCAAGAACAGACATCAAAAATTGAGTAAAATGAATCCCTCCAACACTCCAACCATTGTCTAGGTCAGCAGTGAATGGTCTCAAAAATACCTTGGAAGTCGTCAATCAAGTGGCATGTACAGGTTTTCACATGAGGAAGCATCTGCGATATTTAGACAAATATAACTTTATGGCTCAAAAAAGACCAGGTGtgcatttctccttgtcttgTTTGATCGTTGCAAgagatttcccttttttcattatattctgCTGAGAATATaattctgctgtgctttgtggCTTGTTGAAAGTTTTGCTTGCAGCAATTCCCACTTCTGTAAGTTTAAATGTAATTCAGTAAGAAACCACAGAGGCCTTACACATGGGGAATCTGATAGCATCACTTAAAGCGGTGTGAAGAATAATGGTCATTGCCAGGGATCGGTTTTACTCCCCTCACAGGCCAGACATATCATGTTGTAGTAAATTGTGTGTGGCTAAAGGCATTGATTACAATTAGCTTCCCAAGTACATGAGAGGTCAGATCTataatgagttttttttccccttattatTTCTGCCTGCATGATCACCTTTCTCTGGGCACAGCTCAGGCTGTGATTTTATTCCAGACTACTATAGCAAAATAGCAAACACAAGGGAGAACTTAAAAAGCATCATAATATGGATCATGTATACATAGGCTGAGTAACTGTTTTACTGCGTGAAAGTGAAATGTGGTGAGGGTGGAGCATTTATGCAGAAGCAGTTTTAAATGTAAgcattgtctttctttttattgatcTGATAACTGCACATGCCTTTAGTGCTTACATTTATATGATCCTACCAGATGTTCTTTATCATTGTAGATGACAGGGGAGAGGCTACCTTTCGTAAgtctttctgctgcagcatAACAACTGCCCTTAATAGTTGTGACCAGCTTCACCTGAAGTCTCCACCCCACGCCTCTACCTATGGACCCTATTTCAGGTCAGTCCTGAGCCTTCAGTCTTTGCCTGAGCTATGTGCTGGTCTTAAGTTTTGCTACAGGCAATGCCCTGCCAGTTCTCATGGGGATTTTCTATGGGTTCCAGGCCCTAGGGAGATGCTGATCTGCATAGTTCCCTGATATTACATACTTGATTTTCTGTGTGGAGTAAGATAACTGCAGGAATAAGGAGGCAGTGTGCTttttgctgcaaaaaaaaatttgctctgAGCACAGAGCAAATGTAGTGACCCTTACAAGGTTCAAAACTAAATATGTTGTTGTAGGACCTATGCCATGTTTTAAGtcataacagtattttttttctagaagcaaATAGATAGGCTTACGTGTCCTTCCcttcattattactattattcttttttattctttcaagtctgctttttgtttctctggcATCTGAGACTTCACAGGCTATTATCCGGAGTCAGTAGGCTATATTAAGCTAATTCCCTTTCCTTTGGGGGCAGGAACACTGCAAAATTCCCATGTGCACTGATGAGCCCCTTAGTGCTCGTGAAGAGGGTGGTGAGCTTCCTCAGGTGAGCAACTACCAACGTGTTCATTCATCCtcatctctttttcctccaagagCTATGATGGTTGCACGCTGCAGCTTCATCTTTCTAGACATCTCTCTTGTGCCTAGGccttctctgctttgcctgcatCACCTACGTGTGTTGCTGATGGAGAAATACTCTAGGGAAGAGGTAAGTCACAGGTGAGGTTGGATGTATTCAGTGAAAAGTCAGAACTTATATGCATGCAAGCCATGGCGTATGCTATGTGCTGGTCCAGTTTGCCTAGAAAACATTCTGGGTAAGTCTATCTGGTGTCTTGAATCCACTCTAAATGGTCATTCTAAGTGTGACATGTCAAGTGCATGAACATTTCACTATCACTGTTTACATAGATCTCcccattttccatttaatatattaatcCTGCTGCATGGCTCTACAAGAATTAAATACGTGAAATGTGCCTTGAGGTCAGAATAAGATGGCTCCTTTAAGACACACAACACACAGCATTTAGGTCCCAAGGTGACAAGAACAATTCCTGTgatcttttcctgctttcttctcttcgATTCCTTTCTTAATACCATGCTAACTGTGAATGTTCTggttttgggtttctttttgaGAAGTGGATGTAAAGCCACAATCTCTCGTTTGCTAAAAATAGCCGTGTGTGGTGCCACATGGAGTGAATTGTGCTGAGCCGTGCATCTGCCAGCTCTCAGTTTAATACTGTAATTCTTCTGAGATCTCTGCCTCTGAGTAGAAGTCAGAAAGGGTTTTACTTCTACTTGCAGCTGGACCTTTGCAAACCTTATGTTATCTTTTGCATGTAGACAATCATTTTGTTCATATAgcatttgatttaatttctctgGGGAATCTGGCTTGATTTGCTGGAGAGATGAATGTTTCTGGAGAACTCAACCGTTCTGTTAGAGATGGAGTGGGCTTACACCACTTAAAGTGCAGCAGGCAGATTTGAAATCCAGCCATGCAAGAGCtagcacagagagcagcaaagctgaTGTAACGAGCTGAAGAGCTGCCTGTATTCCTTGCAGCCGAcacatttatttgcaaagaGATGGCTGGGTGTAAATGCCCATCAGTCTCTCAGCTAGATCCCTTGCTCACATAAATTCAagtcattgcttttttttaatgcttgcaGGAGTGAGTCCTGAAGTGgcagaaacataattttctgaGGAAGTACAGCAGCGAGATGTCTCTTACAGGAACAGTTCACTTGCCAATAAACTGAGCTAAGATATTCATCTGCGATCTCTGCTGCAGATTGTGTTGTTGTGGCAAATGTTTGTAGTCTGCCATCACGCACCTTTACTTTAGGCAGAAATGGGGAGAACAGGGTAACTTACAGCAGATTTCCACAATTCAGGTTACAGTCTTTTGCTGCCAGAAATCAGCCCTTCTGTGGAGAGCCAGAAGAATGCAGGCCTTCCTCTTCCTtaggcctgctgctgctctttatGACCAGCTTGTTACAGAAAATGTGCATCAGCACCATGTCCTTCACACTGGCCATGATCACTGCATGGTTAAGGACCATCTTGCTTTGTGCGAGTGATTTAGTTGATCAGCACATTTCTGCCTGGGGATGACAAAGCGTTGATTCCCCTGTGATGATGGGtgataaatgaaacaaagtcaGAAGGGCAAAAGGAATAGCTGAGCTTTGAAGATGAGAGAAACAATACAGAGAAATGTTATAAAAGTAGCTGCATCCAGCTAAAACTCAGTGAAGATAATTTTATGCTTTGACAGTGAGTTGCTTAAGTAGCTAATGGTAAATTCTGGAGTCATTGGCTTGGTGCCACTGTATCTCCAATTTCATTTCACACATCTTCAAGGACTTTTCATGCAGGTAAAAGAGAAATTGAGCTTCCTTTGCTTAATGGTGGAGTCAGCATCCTTTTCTGTTCACAGTAAACCACTTTCTAGTATAAGGTCATATAGATGTTCTATCAAAGGACTGTCCCTGGGCATTTCATATTATCAGTTCATCACTGTAATCCTGACTAAGCATAAACACCAAaccagcaggagcaggtgggcagggatgccaaggggaaaatctgtgcaaaagctgcctgcagagagAAGGACACTGGCAGTTTCTTAGTCTTTGTTCCCATAAGCCCTTCCAGCTGGGGAAGGGGTTTCCTTTCCCCAGGACTAAAGGGCAGCAAGGTGGACAAAGAAGTAAGAGCTAACTGAGAGCTACTTTGTGGTCTTTAATGTTTACCCCCATGCTCTGTAGCCTTatgggtgctttttttttttttttatagtctaCAAGCATCTGAGTACATCAGGCATTACAATGGGCCTAGAGAGATCATTTAAATAGCAGCTAGCAGAGAAAGGTTTGAGAAAATTAGAGCAGGCAGTTTGGCTGTGGAGCTTGTCTGGTAGGAGCATTGTCGCAGCTTCACAAAGAGCTAAACAGATTGCTGACCTGACTCTGGGGCTCAGCAGAGCATGCCAGCTAGCAGAAGACTTCTTTACAGTGTATAAACTGTGCATCACTGCTAGCACAGAGAAGGGAGTAACCAGTTTCCGTGCCCATGGTGGATAGGACAAGTTATAGCAAGTGGAAATCGTTACAGGAAAATCTCAGTTCAGACAGCCAGGAGAAACATTTAGCAGTTGGGATAGTGAACATAGTGAACATTACAAAGGAGGGAGTGGACTCTTATCTGTGGGAAAACCAATAAATACGCATTGCTGAAGAATGGCTAGAGAAAGTCTCAGAgctttttttaatcctctgtTGTAGACCTTGTTGGACTTGCATACACTTCTAAGTAAAAGCTGGGACAAGACAGGAGCCAAATGGAGAACAGGAATTTGTCTGAGGAAAAAGTCAcgttttttgggggggaattTGGCAATGGAGCACTTCAGGATGCAGTGGCTATGGCCTGCACAATGCTGCTGTTGGGAGGAAGCTCCATGCCTTGTGCCTGTCAGGGTGAAAGACCTTTGCAAGTAGCAGGGGTGACAGATGAAGTAACACTGGGTTCAGCCGTAAAGTGATACGGAGTCTTCCATGTGGGAGAGCACTTGGCAATGCATCACTGCCTCCTGTGTCCCACCACCCTTCCTCCTGTATGGGAAAGAGGGAGTGTGACTGCTCTATACCAAATGCCGGAAAATGCTTTTACCTTATCTTTTACCAAACATAGCCAAATGGGCTGTGTGACAAGTGAAAGATGCTAATAGAAGGTGACCTTCAGTGGTGTTTCATACAATGCGCTCGTCTAATCCATTTGTGCTGCTTGACACCTAACCTCTGTGGGAAGCCTCAGCGTCAAGCCCCAAAACCTGACCAAGTCTGATAAACAATTTTCTTGTATCAGCAGAGGGCGCAGCACGATTAACCAAGCGAAGGCTCTCCAGTTTACCGCCAAACCCTACCTGCTCATGCACTGGGAGTCAGGCTTTAAAGATGGGATGAAGTAACGCTGGCAGAGCTGGTGAGTTAGAAACCTGTTTCTGAGATCCTTGTGGTGTGCGTCAGGCAGCCACATGGTACACCACCCTCTGTTGTTTTCCTAGAGTTCATGTATTTGCAGAGTGGGCTTGAGTCCTTGGGATTAGGCATTAAAATGCTTATTCAATTTCCCAGGACTCTGTCATCAAGGCTGGCAGTGTTTGATACAGTTGGGCGTTCTGTCATGCCGTTGCCTGTTCTGTCAGAGGCAGCCTATAAATACACACGTGCTTCTGCGTTTCCCTATCTCTCACCCTAAGAGGAAATGGGCTTGTTTTCATGTGATTAGCGGGCAGAGGAACTTGTGAAAGTGACACAGCTGTACTGTAAAAAACTCTACCCCACAGACTTTGTTGCCAGAGGAGCTTAACTGCCGTCTCTGATAGACCTGAGAGCAGGACTGTCCGAGCCATGGAGCGAGAACCAATGCGCATAAGAGAGGGCTACTTGGTAAAAAAGGTAAGGGGGTGGCTTtggacagaggaggaggaagctgaCTGAACGGGTAGCGGGACTACGGGAAAACGTACTTTGGTTTCAGTTACTTAAACAGAAGAggttttttcctatttttctaaaaaagaatgcaaatgaaaataattccttgAGCAATAAAACAGTGTGATGTTAGTGATTACAGAGGTACTTGCTAGCAGTTATATCTTGTTAGTGTCCTATACGATAAGGTACTTTGCATTTATCTTAGATGTACCTCTGGGtcaaaaattcttatttttatgaagaatgCCTTTATTGGCAGCTTGGCAAAAGAGGTAACAGCTTGAAATGGTCACAGCCTACTGTACTGCACTTAATCAGAGTTAAACGTTGGGGATATGTAGTGGTACCACAAGTCAGAGTCTGGCCTAGGGAGAGTTTGTGGGGCGGTGGGCACTCCTCTCCTCTGTGAAGGCAGTCACTGCCCCACTGCAACCTCTGCTCTGGAGTCTTTTGTGGTAGAGCCCACAGGATAAGGTCAAGATTTTTATGTAAATCTGTAGTGAGATCAGTCTGGGGTAAAGCAGTTCAAATTGTGTCAGTTCTGGGGCTCTGTGCAGCGGTGTCTGTGCTCATCAAATCTAGAATTTCACTCATtagagctgctggctggagggGTCTCTAATCTGGGACCGCTGTTGCAAAAAGGTCATTCATCAGTCTTATTTCCACCGACACTGAAAGGAAGCAAGTTCATAAAGTAATCTCAAAGCTGCACCGATGCTGCCATGAGGAAGGAGACGACCAAATTCATGCACAGCAGGTTGCAGATCTGTACTTCTCATGGCCCAATTTGAGAGCAGATGGCTCACGATCCATATTTCTCCATGGCAGGGGAGTGGCTGGAAACTTAGACACTGGGGTGGACGATCCCACGTTGTGTGCCTGGCTGGGTATGTCAGGGAAAAGATGCATACAGACATGCCAGTATGAGTCCCTGCTGTTCCTCTGAGTTCTGGGTCCCCAAGAAGTTTTTCTGTGGGTGTTGCTAATGGAAAGTTGCAGCTGGGTGCTATTGCAATGGCAACGGGGAAGTGGAAAGTGTGCTCCTGTTCCCTAACAGCCTTGTAGGTGGCTCTGTCTTTGCAGAAGTGAGCTTATGCTGCTGGTGAGGAGCAGCAGTGTGCTTAGAGGGAGGCTGGCGGGCAAAAGGAGCAGAAGATGCAGATTGGAGTGGTACCAGCTAACACGGATCTATCAGTGAGGCTGCTGTGAACTCCACAGCCAGAGCTTCCAGCTAGGATGGGCATGTTCTCAGTTACTCTTCTGTGCTAATTAAGTagtctcctcctcttctttgtGCCTGTAAAGTGAAACTCCTGATCAGACCTGCCAGAGTAATCATCCGTGCAGCCACAATCATCTTCGAAAAGGGTGGAGGTgatttttcactgattttcttgttatttaCATTAGGCTTAGGGGTTAGTGTTTTGGCTGGTACAACATGATCTCCAGTGAATATGGATTCAGATTTAAGAGTTGATTTTACGTCAGCTTAAGCCAATGTTTGTATATGTGGGGGACCTTGGGTCATCTgagcaagcacagaaaacaactcATTTTCTACTCATGTAGTGCTAcgaatatttaaaaaaaaataaatagggaaGTTGCATGAGCTTTTAACTTGGCTAATGATTTCAGAGAGCAGTTCAGGGAACATTCATCTTTATCTGCAGTCTTTGGAGCAAGGGAGATGATTTGTTTTTTAGTCCAGGAAAATCAAATCCAGCATCCTGCATTTGTCTTTCATGAGCTGTTTTAGCTGCGACCGACATGAGTATGTTCAGGCTTGCTGATTGTGTGGATCTGAGGCTGCCAGTCTAACCCTGCTCCGCAGTGGCTTCCATTGACAGAGAGTCTTCAGGAAGTACTGGACTTATGTCTTTATAAGCAGAAGTATCATAAGATGCAATAAACTGGCAAAAGGAAATTGCAGTGGTTCTTGTATTGGCTCACCATCTCACTTGATTCCTTAGCAGAAAATCAACCTGTGGGTCAATTTGGGTTCTCCAAAAATGATAAATTCTTATGGCTCA
The Cygnus olor isolate bCygOlo1 chromosome 3, bCygOlo1.pri.v2, whole genome shotgun sequence genome window above contains:
- the CNRIP1 gene encoding CB1 cannabinoid receptor-interacting protein 1; the protein is MGDIPSLVKISVSLRIQPNDGAVYFKVDGQRFGQNRTIKLLTGAKYKIDVALRPGTVQATTMGIGGVNVPLEEKSRDAQVASYTGIYDTEGVPHTKSGERQPIQVNMQFNDIGVFETVWQVKFYNYHKRDHCQWGNSFGSIEYECKPNETRSLMWINKETFH